The following are encoded in a window of Sulfitobacter sp. S190 genomic DNA:
- a CDS encoding tripartite tricarboxylate transporter substrate binding protein translates to MKRRDFVQAGFAATALAAAGPAWAEWTPRRPINVILPYSAGGGTDALARAAAASAEGILPVPMVIVNKPGSSGITGATEAAAARPDGNTMMVTSAGSFLLTSMLRDTDVDPFDSFEIIAQIGNLTPAVIVPANSPFQSVQDLVDAARANPGALRWAHNGRGGFHQVAGQSFLDRNALDTQDVPFKGGGPTRAAVIGEQVDFAFVGIQQAAGFENELRVLALAAPERDAVRSDVPTLAELGFDYVAVSSPIVFFAPKGTDPDIVEGMESALKAITETDQFAGLMRERGNVPAFLNGADTEARLRRMRDETQPVIDALKSQG, encoded by the coding sequence ATGAAAAGACGCGATTTTGTGCAGGCCGGCTTTGCGGCAACGGCTCTTGCGGCGGCGGGACCCGCTTGGGCGGAATGGACACCACGCCGCCCGATCAACGTAATCCTGCCCTATTCGGCAGGGGGCGGTACAGACGCCTTGGCCCGCGCGGCGGCAGCGTCCGCTGAAGGCATCCTGCCGGTCCCGATGGTGATCGTCAACAAACCCGGATCGTCAGGTATCACCGGTGCGACCGAAGCCGCTGCCGCCCGCCCCGATGGCAATACCATGATGGTCACCTCGGCGGGATCGTTCCTGTTGACGTCGATGTTGCGCGACACGGATGTCGACCCGTTCGACAGCTTCGAGATCATTGCGCAGATCGGCAATCTGACGCCCGCAGTTATTGTTCCTGCCAACAGCCCGTTTCAGTCGGTGCAGGATCTGGTCGACGCGGCCCGCGCCAACCCCGGCGCGTTGCGGTGGGCGCACAACGGGCGTGGCGGGTTCCATCAGGTTGCCGGGCAGAGCTTTCTTGACCGCAACGCCCTTGATACGCAGGACGTCCCGTTCAAGGGCGGTGGTCCGACCCGGGCCGCGGTCATAGGTGAACAGGTGGATTTCGCCTTTGTCGGCATTCAGCAGGCGGCCGGTTTCGAGAACGAGCTGCGCGTATTGGCGCTGGCAGCACCCGAACGCGACGCCGTGCGCAGCGATGTGCCGACCCTTGCGGAGTTGGGCTTCGACTACGTCGCCGTATCATCACCGATCGTTTTCTTCGCGCCCAAGGGCACAGATCCCGACATCGTCGAAGGAATGGAAAGCGCGCTCAAGGCGATCACCGAAACCGATCAATTTGCGGGGCTGATGCGCGAGCGCGGCAATGTGCCCGCTTTCCTGAACGGTGCCGATACCGAAGCGCGCCTGCGCCGGATGCGCGATGAAACGCAGCCCGTCATCGATGCATTGAAATCGCAGGGATGA
- a CDS encoding tripartite tricarboxylate transporter TctB family protein — translation MTVTPEPAPAARAVGTALILTGIGATAASLSIGLDQYGRWGARYFPLAASASLLVLGVIELRASAKDRRLDRSHLAAIAGLLALSVAYVWTISAFGYLIATALAAPLALLLFGVRSVAGLCAASVLCPLAYHLVFFVGLGVFPPLGRWFDLLDLIGGY, via the coding sequence ATGACGGTGACACCTGAACCGGCCCCTGCCGCGCGCGCCGTGGGCACAGCGTTGATCCTGACCGGCATAGGCGCCACCGCGGCCAGCCTTTCGATCGGGCTTGACCAATACGGGCGATGGGGTGCGCGGTATTTTCCGCTCGCAGCGTCCGCTTCCCTGCTCGTGCTGGGCGTCATCGAATTGCGCGCCAGCGCAAAGGACCGGCGGCTGGACCGGTCCCATCTTGCGGCCATCGCGGGGCTTCTGGCGTTGTCAGTCGCCTATGTCTGGACGATCTCCGCCTTCGGCTATCTCATCGCCACTGCACTCGCGGCACCTCTCGCCCTGCTGCTGTTCGGCGTGCGATCGGTCGCCGGCCTGTGCGCCGCTTCGGTCCTGTGCCCGCTTGCCTACCATCTGGTATTCTTCGTCGGTCTGGGTGTTTTTCCGCCTCTGGGCCGCTGGTTCGACCTGCTTGACCTGATCGGGGGATATTGA
- a CDS encoding tripartite tricarboxylate transporter permease — translation MDIIAGLATVLGDPVLLAWVLLASVVGMIVGAIPGLTASAAIAMLLPLTFYMEPLPALAFLYVIGKSGRYGGSIAAILFNTPGTAASAATQLDGYPLARQGKAAKAMKVATISSVIGDLTGEILLIAGVAWIAAIALRLGPPELFAVYFAAFVVIGSVIGKSVVRGLASAALGILVAMVGLDPISATERFTFGSFDLTNGISLVPLMIGIFVLGEVFSQLETRQNQPALAAASPGDPSDNTLSWAEYKPCIPHVVRSSFIGAFIGMLPGLGSAIAAFVAYGEGKRRARDPQAWGRGALEGIAAPEAANNAVSGPSMAPLLTLGIPGSTIGAILIGVFLIHGIQIGPALFLTSRDLIFALFACGLIGIAMYGVIGYFGAAFVGRFITRIPAQVLYPVIFLTAFVAAYTSRGNLFDVYVMVAAGFAGWGMRKLDFNPAAFIISFVLAGGAEEAFRQSLLLSDTGLMIFVTRPIALAFLLIGVGALVLRVRRLARQRHASVQGSV, via the coding sequence ATGGACATCATTGCGGGCTTGGCGACGGTGCTGGGCGATCCTGTCCTGCTGGCGTGGGTGTTGCTTGCGTCCGTCGTGGGCATGATCGTGGGGGCCATTCCGGGGCTTACGGCTTCGGCTGCCATCGCAATGCTGTTGCCGCTGACGTTCTACATGGAGCCGCTTCCCGCTTTGGCATTTTTGTATGTCATCGGAAAATCGGGGCGGTATGGCGGATCGATTGCCGCGATCCTGTTCAATACACCCGGCACCGCCGCGTCAGCCGCAACGCAATTGGACGGCTATCCGCTGGCCCGTCAGGGCAAGGCCGCAAAGGCGATGAAGGTCGCGACAATTTCATCTGTGATCGGGGATCTGACGGGCGAAATCCTCTTGATTGCAGGCGTTGCATGGATCGCGGCGATTGCCCTGCGCCTTGGACCACCCGAGCTGTTTGCAGTGTATTTTGCGGCCTTTGTGGTGATTGGATCGGTGATCGGCAAATCCGTTGTACGCGGGCTTGCCTCGGCGGCACTGGGCATTTTGGTGGCCATGGTCGGGCTCGACCCGATCAGCGCGACCGAAAGGTTCACCTTTGGCAGTTTCGACCTGACCAACGGCATTTCGCTGGTCCCCCTGATGATCGGTATCTTCGTGCTGGGTGAGGTTTTTTCCCAGCTTGAGACGCGGCAAAACCAACCCGCGCTGGCGGCAGCGTCCCCCGGTGATCCTTCCGACAACACGCTGAGCTGGGCCGAATACAAACCGTGTATTCCCCATGTCGTCAGATCGTCGTTTATCGGCGCTTTTATCGGCATGCTGCCGGGTTTGGGATCCGCGATCGCCGCCTTCGTGGCCTACGGCGAGGGAAAGCGGCGCGCGCGTGATCCGCAGGCGTGGGGTCGCGGTGCGCTCGAAGGGATTGCCGCTCCCGAAGCGGCCAATAACGCGGTCAGCGGCCCCTCGATGGCCCCGCTTCTGACACTGGGGATACCGGGATCGACCATCGGCGCGATCCTGATCGGCGTATTCCTGATCCACGGGATCCAGATCGGGCCTGCGCTTTTTCTCACCAGCCGCGATCTGATCTTTGCCCTTTTTGCCTGCGGCCTGATCGGCATCGCCATGTACGGTGTCATCGGTTACTTCGGCGCTGCGTTTGTGGGGCGTTTCATCACGCGCATACCGGCGCAGGTGCTGTATCCCGTTATTTTCCTGACTGCATTCGTTGCGGCCTATACCTCGCGGGGCAATCTGTTCGACGTCTATGTCATGGTTGCTGCGGGCTTTGCCGGTTGGGGCATGCGCAAGCTCGACTTCAACCCCGCCGCTTTCATCATTTCCTTCGTTCTTGCGGGCGGCGCGGAAGAGGCGTTTCGCCAATCACTTCTGCTCAGCGACACGGGCCTGATGATCTTTGTGACCCGACCGATCGCGCTGGCATTTCTGCTGATCGGCGTCGGCGCGTTGGTCTTGCGGGTGCGTCGTCTGGCACGACAACGGCACGCATCCGTGCAGGGAAGCGTGTGA
- a CDS encoding CaiB/BaiF CoA-transferase family protein, translated as MGAPLDGIRVIDWTHVLAGPACAYMLAQLGAEVIKVERPGRGDAMRHRGGSDRDAAAAGMSTAYRTQGAGKQSIAIDLETREGHAVFSRLLERADVLVENHRPATLQRLGLSETHTRAINPRLIHCAMTGYGRGNAMSDAPAYDVNIQAISGLMALTGTRTTGPLRTGAPVIDYATALAGALGVLSALLARHTSGAGRFVDVSMLETAFTLMGSTIADYRLTGIAPQPRGNTANSRSPASGVFACAEGQISLGVNEQAQFEALCRALSRPELAADPRFTTAAARDENRGALADVLVHVLQSKSADHWEETLLAAGVPCARLRSLPEALELPAATHRAFATRGPGGFAGLPFGADGPASDHPPPPLGADTRAVLRALSYSDADIADLVARGAVGTT; from the coding sequence ATGGGCGCGCCGCTCGACGGGATACGGGTGATTGACTGGACACATGTCCTGGCAGGGCCCGCGTGCGCCTATATGCTCGCCCAACTGGGTGCCGAGGTCATCAAGGTCGAACGTCCTGGGCGCGGTGACGCCATGCGCCACCGTGGCGGCAGTGACCGCGATGCTGCAGCCGCTGGCATGAGTACCGCCTACCGTACGCAGGGCGCGGGAAAGCAATCCATCGCGATCGATCTCGAAACGCGCGAGGGCCACGCGGTATTCTCGCGTTTGCTGGAACGCGCGGATGTTCTGGTCGAAAACCACCGTCCTGCCACGCTGCAGCGGCTGGGCCTGAGCGAAACACATACCCGCGCGATCAATCCGCGCCTGATCCATTGCGCGATGACAGGGTACGGCCGGGGCAACGCCATGTCGGACGCCCCCGCGTACGACGTCAACATACAGGCGATCAGCGGTTTGATGGCGCTGACCGGCACCCGCACGACGGGCCCCTTGCGCACCGGCGCGCCGGTGATCGACTACGCGACCGCGCTCGCTGGCGCGCTTGGCGTTCTTTCGGCCCTGCTGGCACGGCACACCAGTGGCGCAGGCCGTTTCGTAGATGTCTCCATGCTCGAAACCGCGTTCACGCTGATGGGCTCGACAATTGCCGACTACCGCCTCACCGGCATCGCACCACAACCGCGCGGCAACACGGCAAACAGCCGCTCGCCCGCGTCCGGCGTCTTTGCCTGCGCCGAAGGACAGATCAGCCTCGGCGTCAATGAGCAAGCGCAGTTCGAGGCGCTCTGCCGCGCCCTTTCCCGGCCCGAATTGGCCGCTGATCCGCGTTTCACCACCGCAGCTGCACGCGACGAAAACCGCGGCGCCCTCGCAGATGTTTTGGTGCATGTCTTGCAGTCAAAAAGCGCGGATCATTGGGAGGAAACACTGCTGGCCGCGGGCGTGCCCTGCGCCCGGTTGCGCAGCCTGCCGGAAGCGCTGGAACTGCCCGCCGCCACACACCGCGCATTTGCAACACGTGGTCCCGGCGGATTTGCCGGCTTGCCGTTTGGCGCCGATGGGCCCGCCTCGGATCACCCCCCGCCCCCGCTTGGCGCCGATACGCGCGCGGTGCTGCGGGCGCTGTCCTATTCCGATGCCGACATTGCCGATCTTGTCGCGCGTGGTGCGGTGGGTACAACCTGA
- a CDS encoding sorbosone dehydrogenase family protein, whose translation MEIAFVFWEEIMKHVTSFSALPATAALLAGTALLTTAAFAQSGMNTTSLQHEVVLDGLDNPWDMAFLDDGTMLFTEKCRGLSVRMPDGTVTALYGVGETDGYASNGTDLFCEGQAGMMGVAFDPDFANNRRIYVYSTSNMSDPHTNRLMRFTLNEDFTQVADRTDIVDDVPYKMAASDHPFGGPGAHNGGRVRFDANGHLFLTTGDTHNGQVPQSPTMMGSKVLRIDTDGAAIADNSPPEGFDPRTYTYGHRNVQGIAFHPETGAAATAEHGPWHSDEITVLQNGGNAGWDPRPNMAGRGDCPDDYCGYSPNQADGMNRYERAAFMPMTDFDTYPDAMPPIWNNNGWSQGTSSAAFLEGDAWGEWNGAMVVGIMGIGFGGTPIGQRIDVIQFNDDGTDVEDVTEMTLPMEPGRFRSVVMGPDGSLYTSIDEGIIYKLTPGG comes from the coding sequence ATGGAAATAGCATTCGTCTTCTGGGAGGAAATCATGAAACACGTCACGTCTTTTTCTGCTTTGCCCGCAACCGCCGCATTGCTCGCCGGTACCGCGTTGCTGACAACGGCCGCCTTTGCACAGAGCGGTATGAATACAACCAGTCTGCAACATGAAGTGGTTCTCGACGGGTTGGACAATCCCTGGGACATGGCGTTTCTCGACGATGGCACGATGCTGTTTACCGAAAAATGCCGTGGTCTTTCGGTGCGCATGCCCGATGGCACCGTCACCGCGCTTTACGGCGTCGGAGAGACGGACGGCTATGCGTCCAATGGCACTGATCTGTTTTGCGAAGGGCAGGCGGGCATGATGGGGGTCGCTTTTGATCCCGATTTTGCCAATAACCGCCGGATCTATGTCTATTCGACGTCCAACATGTCCGATCCGCATACGAACCGGTTGATGCGGTTCACCTTGAACGAGGACTTTACGCAAGTCGCCGACCGCACCGATATCGTGGATGATGTGCCCTACAAGATGGCGGCCTCCGATCACCCGTTCGGCGGGCCGGGTGCGCACAACGGCGGGCGCGTGCGATTTGATGCCAACGGGCATCTGTTTTTGACCACGGGCGATACCCACAACGGGCAGGTTCCGCAAAGTCCGACGATGATGGGCTCCAAAGTGTTGCGGATCGACACGGATGGCGCGGCGATCGCGGACAACAGCCCGCCCGAAGGGTTTGACCCCCGCACCTATACCTATGGCCACCGCAACGTTCAGGGGATCGCGTTTCATCCGGAAACGGGCGCGGCGGCCACCGCAGAACACGGGCCCTGGCATTCGGACGAGATCACCGTCTTGCAAAACGGTGGCAACGCCGGGTGGGATCCGCGCCCCAATATGGCGGGCCGCGGCGATTGTCCGGATGACTACTGCGGGTATAGCCCAAATCAGGCCGATGGCATGAACCGTTATGAACGCGCGGCCTTCATGCCGATGACTGACTTCGACACATACCCCGACGCGATGCCACCGATCTGGAACAACAACGGCTGGTCGCAAGGCACCTCTTCGGCGGCCTTTCTGGAGGGCGACGCCTGGGGTGAATGGAACGGTGCGATGGTCGTCGGCATCATGGGCATCGGCTTCGGGGGGACCCCGATCGGCCAGCGCATCGACGTGATCCAGTTCAACGATGACGGCACGGACGTCGAAGACGTGACCGAAATGACCCTGCCGATGGAGCCGGGCCGCTTTCGGTCTGTCGTGATGGGCCCGGACGGCAGCCTGTATACCTCGATCGACGAAGGCATCATCTACAAGCTGACGCCGGGCGGTTAA
- a CDS encoding c-type cytochrome, with protein sequence MLKPAVLSIVLALFAAGALADSDAETAGLPSAQEIDVEAAQKIFQKSCRACHGNKAQGAASYPALADKSPEYIAEKLRIYRSGEKIGPNSILMISHAKKLSDEDIANISVYVATAFD encoded by the coding sequence ATGTTAAAACCCGCAGTTCTGAGTATTGTACTGGCATTGTTTGCGGCTGGCGCACTCGCGGACAGCGATGCTGAAACCGCCGGTTTGCCCTCCGCGCAGGAGATTGATGTGGAAGCGGCGCAGAAGATTTTTCAAAAATCCTGTCGCGCGTGTCATGGAAACAAGGCGCAAGGGGCCGCGAGTTATCCCGCGCTTGCCGACAAGTCACCCGAGTATATCGCCGAAAAGCTGCGCATTTACCGGTCGGGTGAAAAGATCGGGCCGAATTCCATCCTCATGATCAGCCACGCCAAGAAGCTGTCCGATGAGGACATTGCCAATATCTCGGTCTACGTGGCGACCGCGTTTGATTGA
- a CDS encoding ABC-F family ATP-binding cassette domain-containing protein produces the protein MTILTVSGLGVTLGASLFDDLTFTVNKGDRIGLVAANGSGKTTLLRCLADQSEPTTGEITRARGLRIGYVPQDVPQTALRETLYDHVLAGLPPAQADYESWRVDVVLGALNVPYDLQHQTLGTLSGGWQRMAALAAAWVIEPDALLMDEPTNHLDLQRVGMLQDWLAQLPADLPSVITSHDRAFLDTVTNATLFLRTKGSRKFQLPFTPARAALDEADAADARRFANDLNKAQQLRRQAAKLKNIGINSGSDLLITKTKQLSARAEKMEAAARPAHREHHAGAIALTNSGTHAKALVTLDDVQIETPDGRPLYRTGRKWIAPGDRIVLLGPNGTGKTRLVRAIAGAFKIPQGGLKCAASIVPAYSDQHLAQLPDDETPMSAVSRRCDIADQRARGVLAAAGVGIEMQDTRIGALSGGQKARLAMLMLRLQNPNFYLLDEPTNHLDIDGQEALEAELVGHQTSCLIVTHDRSFLRNVGNRFWLIEASTLREVDSPEPFLNQQMGRD, from the coding sequence ATGACAATTCTGACTGTATCCGGCTTGGGGGTAACCCTTGGCGCCTCTCTCTTTGATGATCTGACATTTACCGTGAACAAGGGCGACCGTATCGGTTTGGTCGCGGCCAATGGCAGCGGAAAAACCACGCTGCTCAGATGTCTGGCCGACCAGAGCGAGCCCACCACCGGCGAGATCACCCGCGCACGTGGATTGCGCATCGGTTATGTGCCGCAGGATGTGCCGCAAACCGCCCTGCGCGAGACACTCTACGATCACGTGCTTGCCGGGTTGCCTCCCGCGCAAGCCGATTACGAAAGCTGGCGGGTCGATGTCGTGCTTGGTGCCTTGAATGTGCCTTACGATCTGCAGCACCAGACCCTCGGCACCCTGAGTGGCGGATGGCAACGCATGGCGGCTTTGGCGGCAGCGTGGGTGATAGAACCCGATGCGCTGTTGATGGATGAACCCACAAACCATCTCGATCTGCAGCGCGTCGGGATGTTGCAAGACTGGCTGGCACAGCTGCCCGCCGATTTGCCGAGTGTCATCACCTCGCACGACCGTGCCTTTCTGGATACCGTGACCAACGCCACCCTGTTCCTGCGCACGAAGGGTTCGCGAAAATTCCAGCTGCCGTTCACGCCCGCGCGCGCGGCGCTCGACGAAGCCGATGCCGCTGATGCGCGCCGGTTCGCCAATGATCTGAACAAGGCCCAGCAGCTGCGCAGACAGGCCGCGAAACTCAAGAATATTGGAATCAACTCCGGTTCCGATCTGCTGATCACCAAGACCAAACAGCTTAGTGCGCGTGCCGAAAAGATGGAGGCCGCGGCAAGACCCGCCCACCGCGAGCATCACGCAGGGGCCATCGCGCTGACCAACAGCGGCACGCACGCGAAGGCGCTGGTGACACTTGACGATGTGCAAATCGAGACACCGGATGGCCGCCCGCTGTACCGGACAGGCCGCAAATGGATCGCGCCGGGCGACAGGATCGTGCTGCTGGGGCCCAACGGCACCGGCAAGACCCGGCTTGTCCGCGCGATTGCGGGGGCTTTCAAGATTCCGCAGGGGGGATTGAAATGCGCGGCATCGATCGTTCCTGCCTATTCGGACCAGCATCTGGCCCAGCTGCCGGATGACGAAACCCCGATGTCCGCGGTGTCGCGCCGGTGCGATATCGCAGATCAGCGGGCGCGGGGCGTTCTGGCCGCAGCAGGCGTGGGCATAGAGATGCAGGATACCCGAATCGGTGCTTTGTCCGGCGGGCAGAAAGCGCGGCTTGCCATGCTGATGCTCCGCTTGCAGAACCCGAATTTCTACCTCTTGGATGAGCCGACCAACCATCTCGATATTGACGGACAAGAAGCGCTCGAAGCGGAGCTTGTGGGGCACCAGACCAGTTGTTTGATTGTGACGCACGACCGCAGCTTTCTGCGCAACGTCGGTAACCGGTTCTGGTTGATTGAGGCCAGTACGCTGCGCGAAGTGGACAGCCCGGAGCCGTTTCTGAACCAACAGATGGGCCGGGATTGA